A window from Corvus cornix cornix isolate S_Up_H32 chromosome 8, ASM73873v5, whole genome shotgun sequence encodes these proteins:
- the FASLG gene encoding tumor necrosis factor ligand superfamily member 6, producing MQPCQGKAGAVPRAQAGPSPAGFGCHREERTRHIQPIPLPAMQQNLNYVYPQIFWVDGCADAGASCSPAPPVGPFPPPVPDRRRKPRNNRGRRSVGFLVMFLLILVAFTGVGLCMFKIFHLEKEVDELRESASAEHIPPASEKLTGQKEQSLQKEARKAAHLTGNPAQRDLPLEWEPISGHAYTSGVQYHNRGLVINEPGLYFVYSNVLFRSSACDSQVLSHIVYKRNPNSPGSLVLMEDKGINYCTGQRMWARNSYLGALFKLRKMDSLHVNVSKIALVNFEESKTFFGLFKL from the exons ATGCAGCCGTGCCAGGGCAAagctggggctgtccccagggctcaggCTGGGCCAAGCCCGGCAGGTTTCGGGTGCCACAGGGAAGAGCGCACCAGGCATATCCAGCCCATCCCGCTCCCGGCCATGCAGCAGAACTTGAACTACGTGTACCCCCAGATCTTTTGGGTGGACGGTTGTGCTGATGCAGGTGCTTCCTGCTCCCCGGCACCCCCCGTGGGTCCTTTCCCACCACCGGTACCCGACCGGAGGAGAAAGCCACGGAACAACAGGGGAAGGAGAAGCGTCGGCTTCCTCGTGATGTTCTTGCTGATCCTGGTGGCCTTCACTGGAGTGGGGCTGTGCATGTTTAAGATttttcacctggagaaggaagTGGATGAACTCAGAGAG TCTGCCAGCGCTGAGCACATCCCTCCAGCTTCAGAGAAACTCACGG GGCAGAAGGAGCAGTCACTGCAAAAGGAAGCGAGGAAGGCAGCCCATCTAACAg GGAACCCAGCCCAGCGGGACCTCCCTCTGGAGTGGGAGCCCATCTCTGGCCATGCCTACACCAGTGGCGTCCAGTACCACAACCGGGGGCTGGTCATCAACGAGCCCGGGCTGTACTTTGTGTACTCCAATGTCCTCTTCCGCAGCAGCGCCTGTGACAGCCAGGTCCTGTCCCACATCGTGTACAAGAGAAACCCAAACTCTCCGGGCAGCCTCGTGCTCATGGAGGACAAAGGCATCAACTACTGCACAGGGCAGAGGATGTGGGCCCGGAACAGCTACCTGGGGGCTCTCTTCAAGCTCAGGAAGATGGACAGTTTGCATGTCAACGTCTCCAAAATCGCTCTGGTTAATTTTGAGGAATCCAAGACTTTCTTCGGCTTGTTTAAGCTTTGA